The DNA segment GTCTGCGCGGGATGGTGATCGTCGACGTGCGCGTGCGCGCCCTCGACCATCCGATCCACAGCGGCATGTGGGGCGGACCGGTTCCGGACGCGGCGACCGCGCTCTCCCGGATCCTCTCGCGCCTCTTCGACGAAGAGGGCCGTGTCGCGATCCCGGGCTTCGACGACGACGTCCCGGCGCCGACGGAGGGACAGCGCGCGCGCCTCGAGGCGTTGCCGATCGACGACGACGCCTTCCGGGCCGATGTGGGACTCGTCCCGTCGGCCGAGCTGATCGGGGGCGGCGGCACGAATCTCTACGAGCGGATCTGGTATCGGCCGGCGGTCTCGCTGGTCGGGCTCGAGGGCATGCCCCTCGCGGAAGCCGCGAACAACCTGCTCGCCGACGCGGCGGCGAGGGTCGGCGTCCGGCTCGCGCCGGGCCAGGACCCCGCGGCCATGCGCGAGCGGGTGACGGCACTCCTCGGGGCCGATCCGCCGTGGGGCGTCGAGGTCGAGCTCAGCGTCGAGACCGAGGCGGCGGGCTGGGCCGTCGAGCCCGAGGGTCCTGCCTTCGAAGCCGCCGAGCGCGCGCTGGCAAAGGGCTACGGCCGCCGGCCGGTCTACATCGGCTGCGGTGGGGGAATTCCCTTCGTCGGGCCCTTCGCGGAGGTCCTCGGCGGTGCGCCCGCGCTGCTCCTCGGCCTCGAGGACCCGATCTGCAACGCCCATGGCGAGAACGAGAGCCTCGATCTCGCCGACTTCAAACGCGCCCTGCGCTCGGCGACGATCCTGTTCGGCGAATTCTGAGCCGGTCGGTCGACGTTCTTCCGCAGGCGGTCCGCGGAGCGCGAACACGCGCAACTCCGCGTCTCGATTGTTGATTCCACGATACAGCCCCCCGCCGGTGCCGCGATCCAGATGCTAAGGTGGGCGCGCTTCGAATCCGAAGCGGCCTTTGTCGATCCCGCAGCGGGCCGGTTCGAGCCCGGGGCGACACGCTTCGATTCCAGCACGCACACCGCAAACCGCTGCGCGCGCGATCGCGCCCCGACGATCGACGGGGCGCCCCGAACGAGAACTGCAGGAGGAGCCACCCATGTCCGCCGACTCGGCACTCGCGACGACCCCCGAACTCGTCCAGAACACGTACGACAAGCTCAACGCCAACCTCGAGGTGATCCGCGATCGTCTCGGTCGCCCGCTGACCTACGCCGAGAAGATCCTCCTCGGTCACCTCGACGACGCGAAGGGCCAGGAGCTCATTCCGGGCGATTCGTATCTCCAGCTCCGCCCCGATCGCGTCGCCATGCAGGACGCGACGGCGCAGATGGCGCTCCTCCAGTTCATGCAGGCGGGCAAGGACGAGACCGCAGTTCCGTCGACGGTCCACTGTGACCATCTCATCCAGGCCTACAAGGGCAAGGACGAGGACATGGACACGGCGCGCACGACGAACGCCGAGGTCTACAACTTCCTGCGCAGCTGCTCCGCACGCTACGGCATCGGCTTCTGGGGCCCCGGCGCCGGCATCATCCACCAGGTCGTCCTCGAGAAGTACGCCTTCCCGGGCGGCATGATGATCGGAACGGATTCGCACACCCCGAACGCCGGCGGCCTGGGCATGTTCGCCTGCGGCGTCGGCGGCGCGGACGCGGTCGACGTGATGGCGGGGTTCCCCTGGGAGGTGCTCTATCCGAAGGTCGTCGGCGTCCACCTGACCGGACAGCTCTCCGGCTGGGCCTCGCCGAAGGACGTGATCCTCAAGGTCTGCGAGATCCTGACGGTGAAGGGCGGCACGAACCGCGTCGTCGAGTACTTCGGTGATGGCGTCGCGAGTCTCTCCTGCACGGGCAAGGGCACGATCACGAACATGGGCGCCGAGCTCGGCGCCACGACCTCGATCTTCCCCTTCGACGAGCGGATGGCGACCTATCTGAAGGCGACGGAGCGAAGCGAGCTCGCGGACCTCGCCAACGCGAACAAGGACCTGCTCACGCCGGATCCCGACGTCGTCGCGAACCCGGACGGCTACTTCGACGAGATCGTCGAGATCGATCTGTCGACCCTCGAGCCGCACATCGTCGGCCCGCACACGCCGGACCTCGCCCGCCCGGTCTCGAAGATGGCGTCGGACGCCAAGGAGCAGGGCTACCCGCTCAACCTGAGCTCCTGTCTGATCGGCAGCTGCACGAATTCCTCCTACGAGGACTTCTCGCGCGCAGCGGACGTGGCCAGCCAGGCTTCCGCCAAGGGCGCCAAGGTCAAGTCGACCCTCTTCTGTACGCCCGGCTCGGAGCAGGTCGACGAGACCGTGAGCCGGGACGGACAGAAGGAGGCCCTCGAGTCGATCGGTGCGGTCGTCCTCGCGAACGCCTGCGGCCCCTGCATCGGTCAGTGGAAGCGCGACGACATCGAGCCGGGCGAGTCCAACTCGATCCTCTCGTCCTTCAACCGCAACTTCCCGAAGCGCAACGACGGCAACGCCGAGACGCTCTCCTTCATCGGAAGCCCGGAGATCTGCATCGCGTTCGCCCTCGCCGGAACCCTCGACTTCAATCCGATGACGGACGAGCTCGAGGCGGGCGACGGCACCCGCTTCAAGCTCGATCCGCCCGGACCGGCCCCCGAGATCCCGGACGACGGCTTCGTCATCAGCTTCGAGGGCTACCTGGATCCGCCGCCGACCGCCGAGCGCGCCAGCGTCGAGGTCGAGGTGTCGCCGGACAGCGAGCGGCTCCAGCTCCTGGAGCCCTTCTCGGCCTGGGACGGCAAGGACTACGAGAACCTGCCGCTCCTTCTGAAGGCCAAGGGCAAGTGCACGACGGACCACATCTCGATGGCCGGACCGTGGCTCCGCTTCCGCGGCCACCTCGACAACATCTCCGACAACATGTTCATCGGCGCGATCAACGCGTTCACCGGCGATGCGGGGACGGGCAAGAACGTCGAGACGGGCGAGACGGGCGTCGGCTTCCCGGCGATCGCCCGGGACTACAAGGCCAAGGGCCTTCGCTGGGTCGTGGTCGGCGACGAGAACTACGGCGAGGGTTCGTCCCGCGAGCACGCGGCGATGGAGCCGCGCCACCTCGGCTGCGCCGCGGTGATCGTGCGGAGCTTCGCCCGGATCCACCAGGCGAACCTGAAGAAGCAGGGCGTGCTGCCCTTCACCTTCGTCGACCCGGCGGACTACGACAAGATCCAGGAGACGGATCGGATCTCGATCGTCGGCCTCGACGGGCTCGCACCCGACCAGAACGTCGACGTGATCGTGACCCACGAAGACGGCTCGGAAGACCGCTTCCAGGTCGCGCACACGCTCAACGAAGAACAGATCGAGTGGTTCAAGGCGGGATCGGCGCTCAACCTGCTGCGACAGCAGGGGGTCTAGCGCCCATCGCTCGGCAGGGTCCGGATCAGTCGGACGCCCCGTCGATCTCTTCGGCGGGGCGTTCTTCGTTCGGGCGCCCCAGAAAGACGTCGCGCAGCCACGCCCGGCCTTCCGCGAAGGTCAGCGGGATCGCGAGGACGCCGCCGAGCACGGCCACGGGCGCGAGCAGGGCCGTCCAGCTGGCCTCGACGAGCGCGTTGCCGAAATAGGCGAAGACGGCGGCGCGGATCACGCCGCCCACGAACGCCGCCACGACGAAGTTCGCGCCCGGCATCGGGGTCCAGCCCGCCGCGGCGTGGAGCGGGGTCAGCGGCGAGATCGGGTAGCCGAAGGCCAGGCTGAAGGCGACGATGCCGGTCCGGCGGCTCGTGAAGTTCAGGATCTTCTGCACGCCGTCGCCGAGTCGCTTCTCGATCACGTGGCGTCCCGCATAGCGGGCGGCGGCGAACACGGCGGAGCCCGAGAGCATCAGACCGGCGCCCCCGACCAACGCGCCGACCCACGTACCGAAGCAGAGCCCCGCGGCGATCAGGACGAGCTGCGAGGGGAGGCCGAGGAGCGCGCGGCCGGCGACGATGAAGACGAAGAGGACGGGCGCCGCCGGTCCGAGATCGAGCACGTAGTCGCGGATGGCCTCCGCCTCGAACTCGATGCCGAGGCGGGTCCGGAGGATCGTTCCCGCGACGTAGACGACCACGAGGATCCCGCTGACGATGAGGAGGCGTCGGACCGTCGGGTTCATGGCGGGGAGCATACTGGGTCCGGGTCCCGAGCCGCGGCGAAAGTTCCACTTCGGATTTCGGTACCGTCGCGGCGTGGAGAGGGACACCGTCGTCTGCCTCAATCCGGCGAGCGCCGCCGGCCGGACCGGTCGCGAACGGCGAGCGATCGTCGCGGCGATCGAGTCGAGGCTCGGCCCGGTCGAATGCGTCGTCACCCGCGCATCCGGAGATGCGGCACGGATCGCCGCGGAGGCGTGTCGTGACGGCATCACGCGCCTGCTGGTGGCGGGCGGTGACGGCACGATCAACGAAGTAGCCACGGGACTTCTCGGCGAGGGGGCACCGTCGGGGCCGCGGCCCCGCCTCGGACTCCTGCCCCTCGGCTCCGGCTGGGACTTCGCTCGGAGCCTCGATCTGCCGCGCCGTCTCGACGCCGCCCTCGACGTGATCGCGAGCGGCGCCGTACGGCGGATCGACGCAGGGCGAGCCGTCGTCCGGACCGGGGGCGGCGCCCCCCGCGAGCGCGTCTTCGTGAACGAAGCGAGCGCGGGGCTCTCCGGGGACACGATCCGGATCGTCGGTCGCTTCGCGAAGCGGGTCGGGGCGCGGGCGGGCTTCGCCCTCGGCGCGGTCGCGGCGATCCTCTCGCATCGCGCCCTCGAGGCCGCCGTCGAGGTCGACGGCGAGCGGATCTACGAAGGCCCGATCTCGCTCGTCGTCGCGGCGAACGGCTGCTGTTTCGGCGCGGGGATGAAGGTCGCTCCGAACGCGCGGCCCGACGACGGGCAGCTCGAGCTGGTCCTCGTTCGCGGGCTCTCGGTTCCTGCTCTGCTGGCGAATCTGCCTTCGCTCTTCGCGGGCACGCATGGGCGTCACCCCGCGGTGTCCTTCCACGCGGCGCGGACGGTGTCGATCGAACCGAAAGGGCGGGCGATGAACGCCGATCTGGATGGAGAATCCATGGGGACGCTGCCGCTTCGGGCGGAGGTGCTGTCCGGTGCGCTCGAGGTCTTCGCGCCGGCCGCAAGGGCCGGCGAGTCGGAGGGGGCGGACGCGTGAGTGATGTCTTCGACGCGATCCGGACGCGCTGCGCCGAGGTCACGCGGCTCGCGCGCTTCGTCGCGATCGACGAGCCCGGGCTCGCGCGATTCGCGGACGAGCTGGCGCGTGAACCCTGGCCCGAGGACGATCTCGATCCGGCGCATCACTTCGAGGGCGATGACGAGACGATGCTCGCGTTCACCTTCCTGCTCGACGCCATCAACTTCGGCTCGGGGTGGTTCCCCGTCCTCGCGAAGCGCGATGGGATGAGCGGCTACCGGACCGTCGCGACCGCCTGCAAGGAGCGCTTCGAACGGGACGGCGCGCCCGATGCGCGGGCGCTCGGCCGGGCGACCCCCGAATCGATGGCGACGATGCTCGGGCAGGACGCGAGCGAGCCCGAGGTCGCCGAGCTGATGGCCCTCTTCGCCCGGGCCTGGCGCGACTTCGGCGCGTGGCTCGAGGCGTCGTACGAAGGGCGCTACGACCGCGCGATCGAAGCCGCCCGGGGCTCCGCGGCGCGCCTCGTCGACGCGTTGACGGAGATGCCGCTCTACCAGGATCGGGCGCGCTACGGCGGGATCGACGTGCCCTTCTACAAGCGAGCCCAGATCACCGCTGCCGACTTGAGCCGTGCCTTTCCCGGAAAGCCCTGGGGCACGTTCCGCGATCTCGATCGACTCACGCTCTTCGCGGACAACCTGGTGCCGCACGTCCTTCGCTGTCGTGGCGTCCTCGACTACGACGAGGGGCTGCTCGCGAGGATCGATCGCGGGGATCGGCTCGAGGTCGGTTCGCCGGAGGAGGTGGAGATCCGTGCGGTCGCCGTCGTCGCGGTCGAGCGGCTCGTGGCGGCGCTCGCCGGACGCGGTCGACCCACGACGGCGCACGTCCTCGACGGGCTGCTCTGGAACGCGGGGCAGGCCAGGGAGATCAAGGCGCATCCGCGGCACCGCGCGCGGTGCGCCTTCTATTGATGGACGAGACGGGCTGGGAGCTACCTTCGGCGCGATGAAGATCCTCGACGGCAATTTCTGGATCATCTTCGGCCTGCTGATCGCGCTCTCCGGCCTCGCGCTCTGGCGCGGCGGCACGCCCTTTCTGGGCGAAGCGCTCGGCGGCGGGATGAAGCTCTTCCTGCGCTTCGGACTCGTGCTCTTCGTCTCGTTCCTGGTGGCCGGCCTCGCGGAGGCGTTGATGCCGCGCGAGTGGGTCCAGTCGTCGCTCGGGCCCGAGTCTGGGTGGAAGGGGCTGCTGATCGCGACGGCCGCCGGCGCGATCACGCCGGCGGGGCCCTTCGTGTCGATGCCGCTGGCGGCGGCGATGCTTCGCGCGGGGGCGGGTGCGGCCGCGGTGATCACCTTCCTGTCCGCCTGGAGCCTGCTCGCGATCCATCGGCTGATCGCCTGGGAGGTTCCGATCCTGGGCGCGGGCTTCGCGGTCTCGCGTTGGGCGCTCTGTCTCGTCCTTCCGCCTCTGGTCGGCCTGCTCGCGCGCGCCCTGCTCCGGAGCTGAATCCGGCCGTCTGCGCCCTGCCTGCGCCCTGCCAGCGAATCCCTGCATCCCGTCTCGCGACGTCGAGGGGTACCCTCGCTCGGCCCGCGGAGGAATCCATGGTTCTGCTCGTACTCGGTGTCGCCCTCTTCGCGTTCGCTCATTTCGCGACCGCCCTCGACCTCGCTCCGAGAAGGCGATCGATTGAACGCTTCGGTGCGGACGGCCATCGCGGCGTCTTCTCCCTGGTGGTGATCGCCGCCGTCGCCCTGATCGTCCTCGGTTGGCGCGGGAGCGAGCCCGTCTTCCTCTACGGTCCGCCGGCGTGGAGTCGCGCCGCGGCGAACGGGGCGATGGTGATCGCGTTCTTCCTCTTCGTGGCGAGCAGCGCGCCCTCGAACGTGCGCCGCTTCCTTCGACATCCGCAGCTGCTCTCCGTGCTCGTATGGGCCATCGCCCATCTCGTGGCGAATGGCGACGTGCGGTCGGTGGTCCTCTTCGGCGGGCTCGGCGCCTGGGCGGCGCTCATGATCCCGGCGCTGAACCGGCGGGACGGTGCTTGGGAACGCCCGGCGCCGCAGCCGTTCGTGGGCGACGTCGTCGTGGTCGCGATCGCGGGGGCCGTCTTCTTCGGCGTGCGCTGGGCGCATCCCTGGATCGCCGGCGTCTCCGCCGCGTTCTGAACGCGGCCGCCGGCCCGCTCAGCGATCGGCGGCGAGCACGCGTTCGAGGCTCGCGTGGATCGCCTCGAGGTCGCTCGCTGGCAGCGCGTGGCGAGCGAGCGCGTCGCCCACGGCTTTCCGCGTCGGCGCATCGACGTCGCTCGCGGCGGCCTCCACGAGCAGCGCGGCGATCCGGTCCCCGAGATCGAGCAGGGCGGGTCGCACGTCGTCCGCGAGTCGGGCGGCGGCGGCCTCGAGCGCCGTCGCCGGTGCGGGCGCCTCGGCGCTCGTCGGGTTCGCTCGCGTCCAGGCGCGTTGGATCGACTTCGCGGCCTCGATCTGCGCCTGGTAGAAGGCGCGGATGCCGGCTTCGTCGGGCGCCGGCAGACCTCGCGCTGCCGCTTCGTTCGCGACCGAGCCGGCCGCGCGGTCGAGGACCGTCGCCTCCCGTGGCCGATCCTCGATCGGGCGGGTCATCACCTGCTTGACCCGCGCGACCTCGGTCATGAGCGAGAGTCGGTCGTCGAGGAGGGCGAGGAGCGCGGCGACGGTTTCCGCGGTTCGGTCCGCGGGCAGAGCGTGCTTCGCTCGCAACGCGGCGAGGGTCCCGTCCCGTTCGGCCGCCTGGAGCCAGGCATCGAAGCGGGCGCGCTCGTCCTCGGACCCGACCGGGAACCAGGCCGCCTTCCGATCCCGCGTGAGCGGTCCGATCGCCCGGAGCCCTGGTCGGCGCGTCTGCCAGTGGGGGGCCTCGAGGGAATCCGTGACGACCGCGTCGACGCCGGGCCCTTCGAGTCGGTCGAGCACCGACCCGTTGTCCGGCACCGGCACGATCCGCGCGTCCGGGAAGAGCGCTCGGGCCGTTCGCTCGAGATGGCCCCCCGCGTTGACCGCGAAGGTGAGGCCCGGGCCGGCGAGTGTCCCGACGTCGGCGAGGGGCCCATCCGCCGGGACGAGGACGACCGCCCCGCTGACCGTGACGGGCAGGCTGAAGCGGCCCGCGATCGAACGGTCTGCCCGGACGGTCACGCCCGAGAGCGCGAAGTCGAAACGTCCCTCGTCGAGATCCCTCGCGAGCGTCCTCCAGACGAAGGGCACCCATTCGACCCGGCGACCGGTCGAGGCCGCGTACGCTTCACCGAGATCGATGGAAAAGCCCCTCGGGTCCGTCTGGGAGGGCGCCAGGGCCAGCGAGAACGGGTGGTAGTCGCCGCTCGTGCCGATTCGGAGCGTATCGGCCGGCGGGGCGGAACCGCTCGGGCCGCCCAGGCAACCGAGGGCCGAGAGGGTCGCCAGCAATGCGAACAGGTTCGCAATCGAGGTGAAGACGCTTCGATTCGCTGCATCGGGGCGAGAAAGATTTTCCATTCCAGACATTTACGGCACTCGCGGGGCTCGACGAGGGTTCCCGGGATCGTTGACCAGCGCGGCCCCCTCTCCTACTCTCGGCGCCCGCCGGCACGGAGACGGTTTGTCCCCCGGTCGTTCCCGCGGTCCTCGGCCCGATCCCAGGCCGCCGACACGGGAAGCGATTCGAGAGGAAGCGAGCGAGAGAGGCGACGCCTCGATCATCCACCAACCCCCCTCCGGAGCAGGCTCCCACCCGCGCTGCCCCCGATCGACGATTCGACGAGAAGCAAAGTCGTGATCGTTCCCGGAGCTGCCCACCGACCTGGTTCGGCGTGCAGGAATCGAGAACGACGTCGGTGTCGCGCAGACGGAAGGGGATCGCAACCAGCGTCGAAGGCTCGCCCGCGGTCGGGACGGTCGGACTGAATCGTGGGCGGCGGTTGGACGAGGGATCACAGGCCCGGGCTCATCGGGCTTCGGATCGAGAATACGAACGAATCATCGGCGCGGTCGACTCGGAGCGAGCCGAGTCCCGTGCCCAGGGCGGCGGAAACGGTCGCCAGTCCGTCCGACGCCGCGAGCGAGCGAGCGCCGGCGCCCCCAAGAGGACACCGCCCCGAGCGGAAAGGAGACGCGTCATGCTGACTCTCGACGAGATCGAATCCGGACTCTACGTGACGCACAAGAACACGGGCCTCCGCTACAGCGTGGTGGACGCCGAGGACGACGAGGTCCTCCTCGCCCCCGAGCAGGACGGACTGCAGGACCTGACCGTCCCCCTCGACCTCTTTCGGAGCGAGTTCGTGGCGAGTGATCGCTTCCGTGCGCCCGGAGGACGTCGCGGCGGTCGCGGTCGACGCCGAACGCCGCAGGCCGGGACCGGGCCCGTCGCCGCCCCGTCGGGCCCCAAGAGCAAGGGCAAGATCAAGAAGATGGTCCGCGATCGCGGCTTTGGCTTCATCCGAGGCGACGACGGCAAGGAAGTCTTCTTCCACCGCTCCGGTCTGAATGCCGGCGACTACGACGGACTGAACGAGGGCGATTACGTCGAGTACGTCGTCCAGGAAGGTCCGCGCGGAGCGCGCGCCGAGCACGTTCGCCACACGACCGTCGAAGCGTAGGCCGTCTCCTCGGCGGCGCCGCTTGCCCGGCGCTCGTTCGGAGTCCACCCTCCCAGGATGGCCCGACCGAATCCCGCCGTCCTCGTCGACCCCGCTGATCTGACTCCTGCCTGGCTGAGCGACGCGCTCCAGAGCGCCGGGCACGACGTCGTCGTGTCCGCCTGTCGGAGCGAGTCCGTGGGCACGGGCCAGATGGCCCACAACGAGCGGATCTGGCTCGAATACGAGCGGAACGGCGCGGGCCTTCCGGCGACGATCGTCGGCAAGTTCCCCTCGCCGAACGAGGAGAGTCGCGCATCCGGAGCGCGGGGCGCCTACCGGTCGGAGACCCGCTTCTATACGGAGCTCGCTCCGGACCTCGCGGTCTGCGTTCCGGCCTGTCACTACGGGGCGGTCGCCGGGGACCAGGCGACGTTCACGCTGCTCCTCGAAGATCTCGCTCCCAAGGTCCAGGGCGATCAGATCGAGGGCGCGACCGACGACGAAATCGAGGCCGCCGTCCGGAACCTCGCCGGCCTGCACGCCCCGCGTTGGGGCGACGCGTCGCTCCGCACGATCGATTGGCTGGGTGGCGGTCTCGGCGACGAGCTCGTGACCTACGTACGGATGGGGACGCCCGTCTTCATCGAACGCTATCGCGACCGGCTCTCCGACGAGGACGCGGCCACGCTCCAGGCCTATGCCGACGGCGTCAAGAACTGGCTCGACCGTCGGCCGTCCACGCCGACCCTGGTCCACGGCGACTATCGACTCGACAACCTGATGTTCGAGACGACGCCTGCGGGCATTCGCGTCGCGGCGGTCGACTGGCAGACGCTCTCGGTCGGCTGCGGTGGGCAGGATCTCGCGTATCTGCTCGGCAACAGCGCGCCGCCCGAACGGCGCCGCGCGCACGAGGATCGGATGCTGGCGGCCTATCGCGAAGAGATGGCGCGGCAGGGCGTCGAGCTCTCCGCGGATCGGGTCCGGTCCGACTACGTCTACGGCACGTTCCAGGGACCGATGATCACCATGCTGGGCTCGCTCGGGGTCGGGCAGACCGAGCGCGGCGACACGATGTTCATGGCGATGGCCTCGCGCTCCTGCGCGCAGATCCGGGATACCGGCGCCCTCGACGTGATCGCGTGAGCGGATTCCGCGATCGGTCTCAGAGGAGCCCGCGCATCCCGTTCACGAAGAGGCCCAGCAGCGCGATCAGCGAGAGTCCGAAGCTCGCGGACCGGGCGGGGCCCCAGCCGGCGTAGTAGCAGGCCATGTGCGCCACGCGTCCGAGGACCCACGTGGTCGCCAGGCCGTTCGTCCAGGCCGCGTCCGCCCCGACCGCGACCGAGAAGATCGCGAGGAGCGT comes from the bacterium genome and includes:
- a CDS encoding aconitate hydratase, coding for MSADSALATTPELVQNTYDKLNANLEVIRDRLGRPLTYAEKILLGHLDDAKGQELIPGDSYLQLRPDRVAMQDATAQMALLQFMQAGKDETAVPSTVHCDHLIQAYKGKDEDMDTARTTNAEVYNFLRSCSARYGIGFWGPGAGIIHQVVLEKYAFPGGMMIGTDSHTPNAGGLGMFACGVGGADAVDVMAGFPWEVLYPKVVGVHLTGQLSGWASPKDVILKVCEILTVKGGTNRVVEYFGDGVASLSCTGKGTITNMGAELGATTSIFPFDERMATYLKATERSELADLANANKDLLTPDPDVVANPDGYFDEIVEIDLSTLEPHIVGPHTPDLARPVSKMASDAKEQGYPLNLSSCLIGSCTNSSYEDFSRAADVASQASAKGAKVKSTLFCTPGSEQVDETVSRDGQKEALESIGAVVLANACGPCIGQWKRDDIEPGESNSILSSFNRNFPKRNDGNAETLSFIGSPEICIAFALAGTLDFNPMTDELEAGDGTRFKLDPPGPAPEIPDDGFVISFEGYLDPPPTAERASVEVEVSPDSERLQLLEPFSAWDGKDYENLPLLLKAKGKCTTDHISMAGPWLRFRGHLDNISDNMFIGAINAFTGDAGTGKNVETGETGVGFPAIARDYKAKGLRWVVVGDENYGEGSSREHAAMEPRHLGCAAVIVRSFARIHQANLKKQGVLPFTFVDPADYDKIQETDRISIVGLDGLAPDQNVDVIVTHEDGSEDRFQVAHTLNEEQIEWFKAGSALNLLRQQGV
- a CDS encoding permease; translation: MKILDGNFWIIFGLLIALSGLALWRGGTPFLGEALGGGMKLFLRFGLVLFVSFLVAGLAEALMPREWVQSSLGPESGWKGLLIATAAGAITPAGPFVSMPLAAAMLRAGAGAAAVITFLSAWSLLAIHRLIAWEVPILGAGFAVSRWALCLVLPPLVGLLARALLRS
- a CDS encoding diacylglycerol kinase family lipid kinase; the protein is MERDTVVCLNPASAAGRTGRERRAIVAAIESRLGPVECVVTRASGDAARIAAEACRDGITRLLVAGGDGTINEVATGLLGEGAPSGPRPRLGLLPLGSGWDFARSLDLPRRLDAALDVIASGAVRRIDAGRAVVRTGGGAPRERVFVNEASAGLSGDTIRIVGRFAKRVGARAGFALGAVAAILSHRALEAAVEVDGERIYEGPISLVVAANGCCFGAGMKVAPNARPDDGQLELVLVRGLSVPALLANLPSLFAGTHGRHPAVSFHAARTVSIEPKGRAMNADLDGESMGTLPLRAEVLSGALEVFAPAARAGESEGADA
- a CDS encoding NnrU family protein, which gives rise to MVLLVLGVALFAFAHFATALDLAPRRRSIERFGADGHRGVFSLVVIAAVALIVLGWRGSEPVFLYGPPAWSRAAANGAMVIAFFLFVASSAPSNVRRFLRHPQLLSVLVWAIAHLVANGDVRSVVLFGGLGAWAALMIPALNRRDGAWERPAPQPFVGDVVVVAIAGAVFFGVRWAHPWIAGVSAAF
- a CDS encoding queuosine salvage family protein, translating into MSDVFDAIRTRCAEVTRLARFVAIDEPGLARFADELAREPWPEDDLDPAHHFEGDDETMLAFTFLLDAINFGSGWFPVLAKRDGMSGYRTVATACKERFERDGAPDARALGRATPESMATMLGQDASEPEVAELMALFARAWRDFGAWLEASYEGRYDRAIEAARGSAARLVDALTEMPLYQDRARYGGIDVPFYKRAQITAADLSRAFPGKPWGTFRDLDRLTLFADNLVPHVLRCRGVLDYDEGLLARIDRGDRLEVGSPEEVEIRAVAVVAVERLVAALAGRGRPTTAHVLDGLLWNAGQAREIKAHPRHRARCAFY
- a CDS encoding cold shock domain-containing protein, giving the protein MKKMVRDRGFGFIRGDDGKEVFFHRSGLNAGDYDGLNEGDYVEYVVQEGPRGARAEHVRHTTVEA
- a CDS encoding ecdysteroid 22-kinase family protein, giving the protein MARPNPAVLVDPADLTPAWLSDALQSAGHDVVVSACRSESVGTGQMAHNERIWLEYERNGAGLPATIVGKFPSPNEESRASGARGAYRSETRFYTELAPDLAVCVPACHYGAVAGDQATFTLLLEDLAPKVQGDQIEGATDDEIEAAVRNLAGLHAPRWGDASLRTIDWLGGGLGDELVTYVRMGTPVFIERYRDRLSDEDAATLQAYADGVKNWLDRRPSTPTLVHGDYRLDNLMFETTPAGIRVAAVDWQTLSVGCGGQDLAYLLGNSAPPERRRAHEDRMLAAYREEMARQGVELSADRVRSDYVYGTFQGPMITMLGSLGVGQTERGDTMFMAMASRSCAQIRDTGALDVIA
- a CDS encoding M20/M25/M40 family metallo-hydrolase; protein product: MTKSAADVSSDSVASLDAILERLDGGFEERIEELVTLAKIPSVSAAGYPASEVARSAEAVAELLADSGFERVEVVPLEGAHPYVIGEWLGAGPEAETLLLYAHHDVQPPGREAKWRSPAFEPTRRGDEGEAGRLYGRGVVDDKAGVVVFAGALRAWLESGTPPPVNLKIVVEGEEEIGSGHLAAFLREHQARLQADVLVLSDTANFATGLPSITTSLRGMVIVDVRVRALDHPIHSGMWGGPVPDAATALSRILSRLFDEEGRVAIPGFDDDVPAPTEGQRARLEALPIDDDAFRADVGLVPSAELIGGGGTNLYERIWYRPAVSLVGLEGMPLAEAANNLLADAAARVGVRLAPGQDPAAMRERVTALLGADPPWGVEVELSVETEAAGWAVEPEGPAFEAAERALAKGYGRRPVYIGCGGGIPFVGPFAEVLGGAPALLLGLEDPICNAHGENESLDLADFKRALRSATILFGEF
- a CDS encoding transporter substrate-binding domain-containing protein gives rise to the protein MSGMENLSRPDAANRSVFTSIANLFALLATLSALGCLGGPSGSAPPADTLRIGTSGDYHPFSLALAPSQTDPRGFSIDLGEAYAASTGRRVEWVPFVWRTLARDLDEGRFDFALSGVTVRADRSIAGRFSLPVTVSGAVVLVPADGPLADVGTLAGPGLTFAVNAGGHLERTARALFPDARIVPVPDNGSVLDRLEGPGVDAVVTDSLEAPHWQTRRPGLRAIGPLTRDRKAAWFPVGSEDERARFDAWLQAAERDGTLAALRAKHALPADRTAETVAALLALLDDRLSLMTEVARVKQVMTRPIEDRPREATVLDRAAGSVANEAAARGLPAPDEAGIRAFYQAQIEAAKSIQRAWTRANPTSAEAPAPATALEAAAARLADDVRPALLDLGDRIAALLVEAAASDVDAPTRKAVGDALARHALPASDLEAIHASLERVLAADR
- a CDS encoding VTT domain-containing protein; the encoded protein is MNPTVRRLLIVSGILVVVYVAGTILRTRLGIEFEAEAIRDYVLDLGPAAPVLFVFIVAGRALLGLPSQLVLIAAGLCFGTWVGALVGGAGLMLSGSAVFAAARYAGRHVIEKRLGDGVQKILNFTSRRTGIVAFSLAFGYPISPLTPLHAAAGWTPMPGANFVVAAFVGGVIRAAVFAYFGNALVEASWTALLAPVAVLGGVLAIPLTFAEGRAWLRDVFLGRPNEERPAEEIDGASD